In one Haloplanus salinus genomic region, the following are encoded:
- a CDS encoding helix-turn-helix domain-containing protein, with the protein MSADSATVDETREFEFVLKFESGVDELMDVFIQSESLSSWSSSIFVSDEYMWRLDHAKGTAEALNAFDEVFLHEGRCNECFDIGHCDTERTYHVLDRRQASRTIYTLRRDTEECRSVPYFVLTHIEKGTVFESKRVDNEYRWRVLFPGDYPIGEVYDTMESRLRDGVSLSLSHITSGGNWNATERVAADLSPEHWQVLQAAFAHGYYERPRAVSISDLASILDEPRSTVQYRLRTAEDRIMSQFVQRTL; encoded by the coding sequence GTGAGTGCCGACTCAGCTACCGTAGACGAGACGCGCGAATTCGAGTTCGTCCTCAAATTCGAATCGGGAGTGGACGAACTGATGGACGTTTTTATACAGTCCGAGTCCCTCTCCTCGTGGTCGTCTTCGATTTTCGTGAGCGACGAGTATATGTGGCGGCTCGACCACGCGAAAGGAACGGCTGAAGCGTTGAACGCTTTCGACGAGGTATTCTTGCACGAGGGCCGATGCAACGAGTGCTTCGACATCGGGCACTGTGACACGGAACGCACGTACCACGTCCTTGACCGTCGACAGGCGAGTCGAACGATCTACACGCTCCGTCGCGATACCGAAGAGTGTCGTTCGGTCCCGTATTTCGTTCTAACTCACATCGAGAAGGGGACCGTGTTCGAGTCGAAACGCGTTGATAATGAGTACCGGTGGCGTGTCCTCTTTCCCGGTGACTATCCTATCGGTGAGGTTTACGATACGATGGAATCGCGACTCCGGGACGGGGTGTCACTCTCCCTGTCTCACATCACCAGCGGCGGCAACTGGAACGCGACCGAGAGGGTTGCGGCGGACCTCTCACCGGAACACTGGCAGGTATTACAAGCTGCCTTCGCACACGGCTATTACGAGCGACCACGGGCAGTCTCTATCTCCGATCTGGCGTCGATACTGGACGAACCTCGATCGACCGTGCAGTATCGACTTCGAACCGCTGAGGACCGTATTATGTCGCAATTCGTCCAACGAACGCTTTGA
- the gcvT gene encoding glycine cleavage system aminomethyltransferase GcvT, producing MGLRKPPLRETHADSDASFTEFGGWEMPVEFDSIRTEHAAVRESVGIFDVSHMGEIQVAGPDATALMGRLTTNDVAELDPGDTQYACITDEAGVILDDTMVFRLPDSGGDPHYLFIPNAGHDAEMYERWVTHRDEWGFDATVEDTTEEWAMLALQGPDAPELAAEASDGATADVDRFEAAFCEVAGVRSFTARTGYTGEDGFEFLVPCEEAETVWSAFDCQPCGLGARDTLRLEMGFLLSGEDFDPEDEPRTPYEAGVGWTVDLDTEFVGRDALEAVEREGVDERFRGVVLQQRGVPRHGYEVVDADGDHLGHLTSGTMSPTLGEPIGLGYLSTDRAPPGTRVRVLVRGEPKHANVVTPPFIDR from the coding sequence ATGGGCCTCCGCAAGCCACCCTTACGCGAGACACACGCCGACTCGGACGCCTCGTTCACCGAGTTCGGCGGGTGGGAGATGCCGGTCGAGTTCGACTCCATCCGGACCGAACACGCCGCCGTCCGGGAGTCGGTGGGCATCTTCGACGTCTCGCACATGGGCGAGATTCAGGTGGCCGGCCCCGACGCGACGGCGCTGATGGGCCGGCTCACCACCAACGACGTGGCCGAACTCGATCCGGGCGACACCCAGTACGCGTGTATCACCGACGAGGCGGGGGTGATCCTCGACGACACGATGGTGTTCAGGCTGCCCGACAGCGGGGGTGACCCACACTACCTGTTCATCCCGAACGCGGGCCACGACGCCGAGATGTACGAACGGTGGGTGACCCACCGCGACGAGTGGGGGTTCGACGCGACGGTCGAAGACACCACCGAGGAGTGGGCGATGCTGGCACTCCAGGGACCGGACGCGCCGGAGTTGGCCGCCGAGGCGAGCGACGGCGCGACGGCCGACGTCGACCGGTTCGAGGCCGCGTTCTGTGAGGTCGCCGGCGTGCGCTCGTTCACCGCCAGAACCGGCTACACCGGCGAGGACGGCTTCGAGTTCCTCGTTCCGTGTGAGGAGGCCGAGACGGTGTGGTCGGCCTTCGACTGCCAGCCCTGCGGTCTCGGTGCGCGCGACACCCTCCGGCTGGAGATGGGCTTTCTCCTCTCCGGCGAGGACTTCGACCCCGAAGACGAGCCCCGCACTCCGTACGAGGCGGGCGTCGGCTGGACGGTCGACCTCGATACGGAGTTCGTGGGCCGCGACGCCCTCGAAGCCGTCGAGCGCGAGGGCGTCGACGAGCGCTTCCGGGGGGTCGTCCTCCAGCAGCGCGGCGTCCCCCGACACGGCTACGAGGTGGTCGACGCCGACGGCGACCACCTCGGGCACCTCACGAGCGGGACGATGAGCCCCACGCTCGGTGAACCCATCGGCCTTGGCTACCTCTCGACCGATCGAGCGCCCCCGGGCACCCGCGTCCGGGTGCTTGTCCGGGGTGAACCGAAGCACGCAAACGTAGTGACGCCCCCCTTTATCGATAGATGA
- the gcvH gene encoding glycine cleavage system protein GcvH translates to MSFDVPTDRRYLESHEWTTTDGTVRVGITDFAQDELGDVVFVELPAEGDEVTKADEFGVVESIKAVSDLISPVSGTVVGVNEDLFDAPELLNQDPYGDGWMIEVEPSDDAFDDLLTADEYREQTE, encoded by the coding sequence ATGAGCTTCGACGTACCCACCGACCGACGATATCTGGAATCGCACGAATGGACGACCACCGACGGGACCGTTCGCGTCGGCATCACGGACTTCGCACAGGACGAACTCGGCGACGTGGTGTTCGTCGAACTGCCCGCGGAGGGCGACGAAGTGACCAAAGCCGACGAGTTCGGCGTCGTCGAGAGTATCAAGGCCGTCTCCGACCTCATCTCGCCCGTCTCGGGGACCGTCGTCGGGGTCAACGAGGACCTGTTCGACGCACCGGAACTGCTCAACCAGGACCCCTACGGCGACGGCTGGATGATCGAAGTCGAGCCGAGCGACGACGCGTTCGACGACCTGCTCACCGCCGACGAGTACCGCGAACAGACCGAGTAG
- a CDS encoding DUF7838 family putative zinc beta-ribbon protein, translated as MSLEMEHDCPECSNDTFWRTASTTLHLGEKTKWVCTDCDYGLVRIDGIDSSEHVGF; from the coding sequence ATGAGCTTGGAGATGGAACACGACTGTCCGGAGTGTTCGAACGACACGTTCTGGCGGACGGCGAGCACGACGCTCCACCTGGGGGAGAAGACGAAGTGGGTGTGTACCGACTGCGACTACGGTCTCGTCCGCATCGACGGCATCGACAGTTCAGAACACGTCGGCTTCTAA
- a CDS encoding glutaredoxin family protein yields the protein MSITLYALDGCPYCEKVHDALEANGIDYETVWTEALHSKRNEVKRVSGQRAVPVVVDDEHGVTMAESDNILEYVDRTLA from the coding sequence ATGTCGATCACGCTCTACGCGCTCGACGGCTGCCCGTACTGCGAGAAAGTTCACGACGCCCTAGAGGCGAACGGCATCGACTACGAGACGGTCTGGACCGAAGCGCTCCACTCGAAGCGCAACGAGGTGAAACGCGTCAGCGGCCAGCGCGCCGTCCCCGTCGTCGTCGACGACGAGCACGGCGTCACGATGGCCGAGAGCGACAACATCCTCGAGTACGTCGACCGGACGCTGGCATGA
- a CDS encoding cob(I)yrinic acid a,c-diamide adenosyltransferase translates to MKIYTGRGDEGMTDLRDMSRVSKTSPRIEAYGTVDEANALIGTIRPTGYDDVDGYLERIQNHLHVVQADFANPDPDEDDPVVRETHTEQLEEWIDAADEELDPLESFVLPTGSEAGAALHHARTVARRAERRAVDLAGTDPVNAEAIAYLNRLSDALFTFARLVNARDGVREDRPSY, encoded by the coding sequence ATGAAGATCTACACCGGTCGGGGCGACGAGGGGATGACCGACCTCCGGGACATGTCCCGCGTCTCGAAGACCAGCCCCCGGATCGAGGCCTACGGCACGGTCGACGAGGCCAACGCGCTCATCGGGACCATCCGGCCGACGGGGTACGACGACGTGGACGGCTACCTCGAACGGATACAGAACCACCTCCACGTCGTGCAGGCCGACTTCGCAAACCCCGACCCTGACGAGGACGACCCCGTCGTCCGCGAGACCCACACCGAACAGCTGGAGGAGTGGATCGACGCCGCCGACGAGGAACTCGACCCGCTGGAGTCGTTCGTCCTCCCGACGGGGAGCGAGGCCGGGGCCGCCCTCCACCACGCGCGGACGGTCGCCCGTCGGGCCGAGCGCCGGGCCGTCGACCTCGCCGGCACCGATCCCGTCAACGCCGAGGCCATCGCCTATCTGAATCGCCTCTCCGACGCGCTCTTTACCTTCGCTCGCCTCGTCAACGCGCGCGATGGTGTGCGCGAGGACCGCCCGTCGTACTGA
- a CDS encoding DUF7282 domain-containing protein, whose translation MRPLVPLLAFAVVVSVTTGVAAAGTGGSAPTADAGADRLRSVAISGVGPVNDSNRSGVHPVEAGSTLLVRGTTNRRPDDNAIDVSVIDGPDADRFGFVVVDSWGYDGLWTARLSVPSNATPGTYLLEVRVDGDSDVQPFEVTERRPAVIERASLSDASRTVAGESVPPGAVAVENVTLPDGGYVEVRDGDALAGRSASLAPGRHAVVVVPVEGVDDGNDLRAVAVRGTADAVGGPYRRNGTPVAVAVSSSAGPTSRPGTARPSPSPAATPTPTPTPTTGAGPGFGGVVALLAVVAALGIRGAGRS comes from the coding sequence ATGCGCCCACTCGTCCCACTGCTCGCCTTCGCCGTCGTCGTCTCGGTAACCACCGGCGTCGCCGCCGCCGGCACCGGGGGATCAGCCCCGACCGCCGACGCCGGGGCCGACCGCCTCCGAAGCGTCGCCATCTCCGGCGTGGGGCCGGTCAACGACTCGAATCGCTCCGGCGTCCATCCCGTCGAGGCCGGCTCGACGCTCCTGGTCCGCGGCACGACCAACCGCCGTCCCGACGACAACGCGATCGACGTCTCGGTGATCGACGGCCCCGACGCCGACCGCTTCGGGTTCGTCGTCGTGGACTCTTGGGGGTACGACGGCCTCTGGACCGCCCGCCTCTCGGTTCCGTCGAACGCGACGCCGGGAACGTATCTCCTCGAAGTTCGCGTCGACGGCGACTCGGACGTCCAGCCGTTCGAGGTGACCGAACGTCGGCCGGCGGTGATCGAACGGGCCTCGCTGAGCGACGCTTCCCGCACCGTCGCCGGCGAGTCGGTCCCGCCCGGTGCCGTCGCCGTCGAGAACGTCACCCTCCCCGACGGGGGCTACGTCGAGGTTCGCGATGGCGACGCCCTCGCCGGCCGGTCGGCCTCCCTCGCCCCCGGCCGACACGCCGTCGTCGTCGTCCCCGTCGAGGGTGTCGACGACGGGAACGACCTCCGGGCCGTCGCCGTCCGCGGGACGGCCGATGCCGTCGGCGGACCGTACCGTCGGAACGGGACGCCGGTCGCCGTCGCGGTGTCGTCGTCGGCCGGACCGACGTCGCGGCCGGGGACGGCGAGACCCTCGCCGTCCCCGGCCGCGACGCCTACGCCTACGCCCACGCCCACGACCGGAGCCGGACCCGGGTTCGGCGGCGTCGTCGCCCTGCTCGCCGTCGTCGCGGCCCTCGGTATCCGCGGCGCCGGTCGATCCTGA
- a CDS encoding DUF7553 family protein, whose product MNKHFEDTLYYIGRAGEHAKEGVVEELGPLEERFRELTGNEKEPEPSRLETLQDELKELEARAEGETKTAIADARERIRRYRGNDAAE is encoded by the coding sequence ATGAACAAGCATTTCGAAGACACGCTGTACTACATCGGTCGAGCGGGCGAGCACGCGAAAGAAGGCGTCGTGGAAGAACTCGGGCCGCTGGAGGAGCGATTCCGCGAACTCACCGGGAACGAGAAAGAGCCGGAGCCGTCGCGTCTGGAGACGTTGCAGGACGAACTCAAGGAACTGGAGGCTCGGGCCGAGGGCGAGACGAAGACGGCCATCGCGGACGCCCGGGAGCGCATCCGTCGCTACCGTGGCAACGACGCGGCGGAGTAG
- a CDS encoding HNH endonuclease has product MYERDGYSCTRCGARGGSDGDTELHAHHELPISQGGSHKLSNLTTVCKSCHEEIHGHNIPTGGDFSENKNTTPKTSRTQPTGATRGQKTVESSIKEWGLPERIIVVTWLLSGIIGGPMVVSGQVTGAIVFVIFISVVCTLVVKLLGRKSSDVDS; this is encoded by the coding sequence GTGTATGAAAGAGACGGATATTCTTGTACAAGGTGTGGGGCGAGAGGCGGTTCTGACGGTGATACTGAGCTGCACGCACATCATGAGCTACCGATAAGCCAAGGGGGAAGTCACAAACTCTCTAATCTGACGACAGTCTGCAAATCCTGTCACGAAGAAATACATGGACACAATATTCCCACAGGCGGTGACTTTTCTGAAAACAAAAATACCACCCCGAAGACAAGTCGAACGCAGCCAACTGGCGCAACCAGAGGTCAAAAGACAGTTGAGAGCAGTATCAAAGAGTGGGGACTCCCAGAGAGGATTATAGTTGTCACTTGGTTACTTTCAGGTATCATAGGGGGTCCTATGGTGGTTTCTGGTCAGGTCACTGGTGCGATTGTTTTCGTGATCTTCATTTCGGTAGTATGTACTTTGGTTGTAAAGCTACTCGGCAGAAAATCATCGGATGTGGATTCTTAG
- a CDS encoding CRISPR-associated endonuclease Cas3'' encodes MTTPDFLARPTGSGGSASLQRHLETTQAYAAELTTDDSVLQEVAKTAAYLHDFGKVTEWFQSYIRKVDRAGPDERVELTREQQRRKQHARISAYATEYALMKNGIEAGWRVPAFVAVAKHHQPLPDTRAEIRRTTNLNRRQNQNRFQLVQKQLKNIHEAAPDVADELLANATNGDGSLVDFIEYLSSRQPHETLSAFGVSDGTYDDVIHLFGILVSADKLASAGLDVIEAPGHSPSIINEHIQQLPTADSRIQKRLNQFRETARLSVLDNLSAFEASDSSLATITLPTGFGKTLTGLHAALQLSEESGRVVYALPYTSILDQVDEIVRELLDATPNSPEYTLHHHLSETRTLPPETRVDTDAAELLAQTWRAPLVLTTFVQLFESLAGPTNKQSIKIPALENTTILLDEPQALPKPWWRFIAWTVDMLVREFDATVILMTATQPRLLNELPYATEPYELVEEPSQYFEFLGDHPRIQYQLDPSVIDYLDQPRSAAPKPIKDAISQLVDADATSVLTVGNTVASVDEQGQQLVAQLDDAVSLNGLLAELYEDIPSAEALSEQLSAELFSRAKAHDGPLVGLLTSRLRPIDRTILLKTIRDLLDSDEQLYVASTQLIEAGVDVSFERAYRDLAPLPSLIQTAGRCNREFGGETAEVVIWRLASPEHEIATGDIVYRDGYDLLDPTRQALDDIHADGQITEQTMAQDGGERYFKLLHSETKPGDRELVADAEAAKFASLREESLIPDEREQVDIVVGMTENERNLFDAHERLVAEGRYRRLRGLQNALQQRQVSVPCDEATIEATGAVPLSGRSHLYYVDARGDESIYQLRRGGRLSIE; translated from the coding sequence ATGACTACGCCTGATTTTCTGGCACGACCGACCGGTTCAGGTGGAAGTGCATCCCTTCAGCGCCACCTCGAAACGACACAGGCGTACGCTGCAGAGCTAACGACAGATGATTCAGTACTACAGGAGGTAGCGAAGACTGCGGCATATCTCCACGATTTCGGGAAGGTGACTGAGTGGTTTCAGTCGTATATTCGAAAGGTGGATCGAGCGGGGCCAGATGAGCGGGTCGAATTGACTCGGGAACAGCAACGACGAAAGCAGCACGCTCGGATTAGCGCGTACGCGACCGAGTACGCGTTAATGAAGAATGGCATTGAGGCGGGCTGGCGCGTCCCTGCCTTTGTCGCCGTCGCTAAGCACCACCAACCGCTCCCAGATACACGAGCCGAGATTCGAAGGACAACCAATCTGAATCGGAGACAGAATCAGAATCGGTTTCAACTGGTACAGAAGCAACTGAAGAACATCCACGAAGCGGCACCTGATGTTGCAGACGAGCTGCTGGCTAATGCTACGAACGGAGACGGGTCGCTCGTCGATTTTATCGAGTATTTGAGTTCGCGGCAACCTCATGAGACACTCTCTGCATTCGGTGTCAGCGACGGAACCTACGACGACGTTATTCACCTGTTTGGGATCTTAGTAAGCGCTGACAAACTGGCCTCTGCCGGCCTCGATGTCATTGAGGCTCCAGGGCACTCTCCGAGCATCATCAATGAGCACATCCAACAGTTGCCGACTGCTGACTCTCGAATACAGAAACGCTTGAACCAGTTTCGGGAGACGGCACGGCTTAGTGTACTGGATAACCTGTCCGCGTTCGAGGCGTCCGACTCGTCACTTGCAACAATTACCCTGCCGACCGGCTTTGGAAAGACACTCACAGGGCTACATGCTGCCCTGCAACTCTCTGAGGAGAGTGGTCGAGTCGTCTACGCACTCCCCTATACGTCCATCTTAGATCAGGTCGACGAGATCGTCCGTGAACTCCTCGATGCCACTCCGAATAGTCCTGAATACACTCTGCATCATCATCTGTCGGAGACGCGAACACTACCGCCGGAAACGCGCGTCGACACTGACGCGGCTGAACTCCTCGCACAAACGTGGCGAGCCCCACTGGTGCTTACGACGTTCGTACAGCTTTTCGAGTCGCTGGCCGGACCGACGAACAAGCAGTCCATCAAGATTCCGGCACTGGAGAACACGACGATACTGCTTGATGAGCCGCAGGCGCTCCCCAAACCGTGGTGGCGATTCATCGCGTGGACGGTGGATATGCTCGTCCGAGAGTTCGATGCCACCGTGATTTTGATGACTGCGACCCAGCCTCGACTCCTCAATGAGCTGCCGTACGCGACCGAGCCATACGAATTAGTCGAAGAACCGAGTCAGTACTTCGAGTTCTTGGGTGATCATCCACGTATTCAGTACCAACTCGATCCCTCGGTCATCGACTATCTGGATCAGCCACGCTCAGCGGCACCGAAACCAATCAAGGACGCTATCTCCCAACTCGTCGATGCCGACGCGACGAGCGTTCTCACAGTCGGAAATACGGTCGCCAGTGTGGATGAACAGGGACAGCAACTCGTAGCGCAACTCGACGATGCCGTCTCCCTGAATGGCCTCTTGGCCGAGTTGTACGAGGACATTCCATCTGCTGAAGCTCTCTCCGAGCAACTGAGTGCGGAGCTATTCTCCCGAGCGAAGGCACACGACGGCCCGCTGGTCGGACTACTCACTTCTCGACTGCGACCCATCGACCGGACGATACTGCTGAAGACGATTCGGGATCTCTTGGATTCGGACGAACAGCTCTATGTCGCGTCGACACAGCTCATCGAGGCCGGCGTCGACGTGAGCTTCGAGCGAGCGTACCGCGACCTGGCTCCGCTTCCGTCGTTGATCCAAACGGCCGGACGATGCAACCGGGAATTCGGTGGCGAGACAGCGGAGGTCGTCATCTGGCGGTTAGCGAGCCCGGAGCATGAGATCGCGACCGGTGATATCGTCTATCGAGACGGCTACGATCTGCTCGACCCGACTCGTCAGGCCCTCGATGACATCCATGCTGACGGACAGATCACCGAGCAGACGATGGCTCAAGATGGTGGTGAACGCTACTTCAAGTTACTTCACTCCGAGACCAAGCCTGGAGACCGAGAGCTGGTCGCTGACGCAGAAGCAGCGAAGTTCGCATCACTCCGAGAGGAGTCTCTGATTCCGGACGAGCGCGAGCAGGTAGATATTGTAGTAGGGATGACCGAGAACGAGCGGAATCTATTCGACGCCCACGAGAGGTTGGTCGCAGAGGGGAGATATCGTCGTCTTCGAGGCCTCCAGAACGCACTCCAGCAGCGGCAGGTGTCCGTGCCATGTGATGAGGCGACGATAGAAGCCACCGGTGCTGTCCCACTCTCCGGTCGAAGTCATCTCTACTACGTGGATGCTCGTGGCGATGAGTCGATCTATCAGCTCCGGAGGGGAGGCCGGCTGAGTATCGAGTAG
- the cas5b gene encoding type I-B CRISPR-associated protein Cas5b, which produces MADENEAVTPPRNRAVEFTIRGKWAHFGRIDTTTVKQSYRIIPPTTAMGLVAALLGYSRDSYYDAFSKQNAAFSIIVDSPIDPFQLAKLDLSTAGEDFESGRGKGVLRNFISRESTLGDRQQRLYEYLRDPSYRIFVSLNDDEVHNDLVDRLAAKKFAYTPCLGRSECVAHVPEWDVHELEPTTVESVDSTAPIDTAKATSSVSVERTPQRFTTAKHSRKPTSFVSYAFSKAGEQVSVLPSTEAYTTGDDALLFV; this is translated from the coding sequence ATGGCAGACGAGAACGAGGCCGTTACCCCTCCACGAAACAGGGCAGTCGAATTTACGATCAGGGGCAAGTGGGCACACTTCGGTCGGATCGACACGACGACTGTCAAGCAAAGTTATCGAATTATCCCACCGACAACAGCAATGGGACTTGTCGCGGCGCTTCTCGGTTACAGTCGAGATAGCTACTACGATGCTTTCTCGAAACAAAACGCCGCATTCTCAATTATCGTCGACTCGCCCATAGATCCCTTTCAACTCGCCAAACTGGATCTGAGCACTGCCGGAGAGGATTTTGAATCCGGTCGAGGGAAGGGTGTCCTGCGGAACTTTATTTCCCGAGAATCAACGCTTGGAGACCGACAGCAACGACTGTACGAGTACCTCAGAGACCCCTCGTACCGGATCTTCGTATCCCTCAATGACGATGAGGTACACAACGATCTCGTTGATCGTCTCGCTGCCAAGAAATTCGCATACACCCCCTGTCTTGGACGATCTGAGTGTGTTGCTCATGTTCCGGAGTGGGACGTACACGAGCTCGAACCGACGACTGTCGAGAGCGTGGACTCGACGGCACCTATTGACACTGCGAAAGCGACCAGCAGCGTTAGTGTCGAACGAACACCGCAACGCTTCACGACCGCGAAACATAGTCGAAAGCCAACCAGCTTTGTTTCGTACGCGTTCTCTAAGGCTGGCGAGCAGGTTTCGGTGCTTCCAAGCACAGAAGCGTACACGACAGGAGACGATGCGCTTCTGTTCGTATGA
- the cas7b gene encoding type I-B CRISPR-associated protein Cas7/Csh2 gives MSTYQTDVENRSEIVFLYDAEDCNPNGDPLSADNKPRVDEETGRAVVTDVRLKRFIRDQLYDDGHGIYILNPSKADIDPSGRDELFLELLDIDSDELSEYEPNELFDTFIEKATDVRYFGAPLSFSEDVDNELDTGDIPQFTGPVQFSLGRSLNEVVPNRESKKLSVTVTSGGEAEQGTFATDHRLAYALVRFHGVVNENAATGTGLSNTDVERLDTTLWRAIKNQTLSRSKMGHSPRLYLRVEYDGNHYEGDLDRLISIDSEHSKPDQELRSIDDVTLDITDLLNRIEELSDQIETVHVVGSKYLTFSDGENVGDAEDILYDGLQEHVTTDVIDVYA, from the coding sequence ATGAGTACATACCAAACCGACGTTGAGAACCGCTCCGAGATCGTGTTTTTGTACGATGCAGAAGATTGCAACCCGAATGGTGATCCTCTATCAGCGGATAACAAACCCCGCGTGGACGAGGAGACGGGGCGAGCGGTCGTTACCGATGTCCGGCTGAAACGGTTTATTCGGGATCAGCTCTACGATGACGGCCACGGAATCTACATTCTGAATCCCAGCAAAGCGGACATCGACCCCTCCGGACGGGACGAACTCTTCTTGGAGCTACTCGATATCGACAGCGATGAGCTCTCCGAGTACGAGCCGAATGAGCTATTTGATACCTTCATCGAGAAGGCAACTGACGTTCGGTACTTCGGTGCGCCGCTCTCGTTCAGTGAAGACGTGGATAATGAACTCGATACGGGAGATATTCCACAGTTTACTGGCCCCGTCCAATTCTCGCTGGGTCGTAGTCTGAACGAGGTCGTTCCCAACCGAGAGTCGAAGAAACTCTCTGTGACGGTGACCAGCGGGGGCGAAGCGGAGCAAGGCACGTTCGCGACGGATCACCGACTCGCGTATGCCCTCGTCCGGTTCCATGGCGTGGTGAACGAGAACGCTGCAACCGGAACTGGGCTGAGTAATACTGACGTGGAACGGTTGGATACGACTCTATGGCGTGCGATCAAGAATCAAACGCTGAGCCGTTCGAAAATGGGTCACAGCCCACGACTGTACCTCCGCGTCGAGTACGATGGGAATCATTACGAGGGAGATCTCGACCGGCTGATTTCAATCGACTCGGAGCACTCGAAGCCGGATCAAGAGCTGCGAAGTATCGATGATGTAACGCTTGACATCACCGACCTCCTCAATCGTATCGAGGAACTCAGCGATCAGATCGAAACGGTCCATGTCGTGGGGAGCAAGTACCTCACCTTCAGCGACGGTGAGAACGTTGGCGATGCAGAGGATATCCTCTACGACGGACTCCAAGAGCACGTTACGACCGACGTTATCGACGTGTACGCATAG